A stretch of Thermoplasmata archaeon DNA encodes these proteins:
- a CDS encoding TrpB-like pyridoxal phosphate-dependent enzyme has product MSRADALVVSLPDDERPTRWYNILADLPEPLPPPKDPEEGPSRIKALPDLLLRECLRQENSTQRWIDIPQEIQDLYRQAGRPRPLIRARRLEQRLGTPARLYYKAEFYSPTGSHKVNTALAQAWYAKEEGYERLTTETGAGQWGTALAYAASLAGLKTTIYWVRAVHDWKIQRRQFMKLYGATVHPSPSKETAVGRALLADDPHHPGALGIAVSEGLEDASGDDKAIYCLGSVLNHVLLHQTIIGLETQRQFERAGEHPDVMVSCLGGGSNFGGFALPFLAEAIRGKDIRFIAAQSAAAPNLQGEYRYDFADHAEMTPLLKMYTLGHRADMKPVRGDGLRYHGCSPILSLLRHRGLIDTIAYPTDERHVFERARTFVQTEGFLPAPESAYSIACAIDEALKCKESGEAKVIAFNVSGHGFMDMEGYADVLGL; this is encoded by the coding sequence ATGTCTCGAGCCGACGCGTTGGTCGTCTCGCTGCCCGATGACGAGCGACCGACCCGATGGTACAACATCCTGGCGGACCTCCCGGAACCGCTCCCGCCTCCGAAGGATCCCGAGGAAGGGCCGTCCCGGATCAAGGCGCTTCCGGACCTGCTCCTCCGTGAGTGCCTCCGCCAGGAGAACTCGACGCAGCGGTGGATCGACATCCCGCAAGAGATTCAGGACCTGTACCGGCAGGCGGGTCGACCTCGCCCGCTGATCCGGGCCCGTCGGCTCGAGCAGCGCCTCGGCACGCCTGCGCGGCTATACTATAAGGCGGAGTTCTACAGCCCGACGGGGAGTCACAAGGTCAACACCGCCTTGGCGCAGGCGTGGTACGCGAAGGAAGAGGGGTACGAGCGTCTCACGACGGAAACCGGCGCGGGCCAGTGGGGAACCGCGCTCGCGTACGCCGCCAGCTTGGCCGGCCTCAAGACGACGATCTACTGGGTCCGCGCGGTCCACGACTGGAAGATCCAGCGTCGGCAGTTCATGAAGCTGTACGGCGCGACGGTCCACCCGTCCCCGAGCAAGGAGACGGCGGTCGGCCGGGCGCTCCTCGCGGACGACCCGCACCACCCCGGGGCCCTGGGCATCGCGGTGTCGGAAGGGCTCGAAGACGCGAGCGGCGACGACAAGGCGATCTACTGCCTCGGCTCCGTGCTGAACCACGTACTCCTGCATCAGACGATTATCGGCCTCGAGACACAGCGGCAATTCGAGCGCGCCGGCGAACACCCGGACGTCATGGTCTCGTGCCTCGGCGGCGGGTCGAACTTCGGCGGCTTCGCCCTGCCCTTCCTCGCGGAGGCGATCCGCGGAAAGGACATCCGGTTCATCGCGGCCCAGAGCGCCGCCGCCCCGAACCTCCAGGGCGAGTACCGATACGACTTCGCGGACCACGCGGAGATGACGCCGCTCCTGAAGATGTACACGCTCGGGCACCGGGCCGACATGAAACCGGTGCGCGGGGACGGGCTGCGGTACCACGGGTGCTCGCCGATCCTCTCTCTCCTCCGGCACCGCGGCCTCATCGACACGATCGCATACCCGACGGACGAACGGCACGTCTTCGAGCGCGCTCGGACGTTCGTCCAGACGGAAGGATTCCTGCCCGCTCCAGAGAGCGCGTACAGCATCGCGTGCGCGATCGACGAGGCGCTGAAATGCAAGGAATCGGGCGAGGCCAAGGTCATCGCCTTCAACGTGAGCGGACACGGCTTCATGGACATGGAAGGCTACGCGGACGTCCTCGGCCTCTGA